The DNA region CCGCCCCTTCCTGGACAAAACGTATTCCTTGAGCGCCGATGTCCAGGGAATCTACGGTGCCGAAATCGGCGCTGTCCGACCAGATGGGGGTGAAGCGTTTCTGTTCCCAGTTTAACTGGTAGATGCGGCGACGAAAGGTCTGGGACACGTAGATCCGGGGCGATCCATTCCCGGCGCTTCCTGTGGGGACTGCTACGGCGATGTCCGATACCTCATCGGGGTTCGTGGTTGTTTCCAGCCGCTCAAGCCCCTGGTTCATTTCTACCCAGCCGGCATTTCTACTATCCAATGCCCGGTAGTAAATACCGTAGGTGCTGTGGGATAGGAACACCGTGAGTGCCGGCTGGGCGGAGCCGGGGGCAGGCAAGAGGGTCGCAGCTACCGCTTTTATGCCATTGGTCCGGTAGGGGGGGGCGCCGAGGCTTTCCCAGGTTTTCCCGGCGTCCCTGGAGAGGAATACTGTGTCCTTGGTGGCGCAGACCAGGGTTTCCGGGTCCTCTGGAAGGGCTTCCAGATCCTTCAGCTCCTGGACCATGTAGGTAAAGGTCTTTTGTCCATCATCGTAATTTTTTATGGTTTTTACCGGCAATCCCCGGTTCCGGGTCTCCCAGCGCAGTAAATCTGTTGAAACCAATATCCCCTGATCCCCCAGGATGGCCCAGTAATTGGCGGTTTTAAGAATTTTCCTCACCGCGCCCCCGGTCCACAGGGGCCGGACTATGCCCAGCCGGTCCATGCCGTAGAGGCCCTTATCGGTTCCTATCACGGTGGGCCAGGTGTTCTGAGCAGGCAGACTGGTTTGGGTTCCTGCGCCGGGGGAAAGGAGGATCAATAGGGAGCAGCTTAACAAAAAAGTCACGGCCATGGAGTTGAAAGGGCGGGGGGATTTCAAAACCATGCGTTGCTTACAGGTACCTCTTGAGTTCGCCCTTGTCCATCAGGGCGTACAGTTCGGTATAAATCTTGGCGGTGCTTTTGGCGATTTTCCCCAGCAGTACCTCCTCAATCTGAAAAAGGCCTATCTCGCCGGACATCCGTATGTCAATGCGAATGGGCTGTTCCGTACCCCGGGAAATCCGCACATCCTCAATGGAATTGGCCGATAGCTGGTGAATGTCCCCGGGCCGAGGGCCGCCGGCCACGATCAGGGGGATCCGGGCCCGGCCTTTGGTCATGTCACAGCCATCGGCTATCTGGATAAGCCCCGCCTCCAGGGAGTGGATGGTTCTGGTCCCCATATGCCCGGAAATGCCCTCCAGGGCCAAGGACCGGACCGTTACCAGTTTCTGTAAATCCGCAGCATAAACTTTCCTGAGCAGCCGGTCCAG from Treponema primitia ZAS-2 includes:
- a CDS encoding phosphohydrolase is translated as MRSQKGNVLDGKIIEMITGFGLSGKAVEAAKLVLEDAEVQAMQEYANTVSIMRLNYNDHGPVHMRTVALNALIMMGLLRDAGIKTNLEKEDCGTFEDSLIAVLLASVLHDLGMTIGRQDHELHSVYLAYPILDRLLRKVYAADLQKLVTVRSLALEGISGHMGTRTIHSLEAGLIQIADGCDMTKGRARIPLIVAGGPRPGDIHQLSANSIEDVRISRGTEQPIRIDIRMSGEIGLFQIEEVLLGKIAKSTAKIYTELYALMDKGELKRYL